A window of Bacillus sp. E(2018) contains these coding sequences:
- a CDS encoding 3-hydroxybutyryl-CoA dehydrogenase, protein MSIQNIMVIGAGQMGSGIAQVCAQAGYSVVLHDMQEAFVQKGIGIISKNLNRSVEKGRLDESEKESILSRITASVSLENASNADLVIEAVVENMDVKTQLFKMLDQYAPAHTILASNTSSLPITEIAAATNRPEKVIGMHFMNPVPVMKLVEIIRGLQTADEVYETIESVSKKLQKVPVEVNDFPGFISNRILMPMINEAIFSVYEGVATPEAVDEIMKLGMNHPMGPLTLADFIGLDTCLYIMETLHEGFGDDKYRPCPLLRKYVKAGWLGKKSGRGFYNYGV, encoded by the coding sequence ATGAGCATTCAAAACATTATGGTGATCGGCGCAGGACAGATGGGTTCAGGAATCGCACAAGTTTGTGCGCAAGCGGGCTATTCCGTTGTTCTGCATGACATGCAAGAAGCGTTCGTACAAAAAGGGATTGGAATCATCTCTAAAAACTTAAACCGCTCAGTGGAAAAAGGACGTCTGGATGAAAGTGAGAAAGAATCCATTCTGTCCCGCATCACAGCTTCTGTTTCTCTAGAGAACGCGTCTAACGCAGATCTTGTGATCGAAGCCGTCGTAGAAAACATGGATGTGAAAACACAGCTCTTTAAGATGCTCGACCAATACGCGCCAGCTCATACGATCTTAGCGTCGAATACGTCATCCCTTCCGATCACAGAGATCGCGGCTGCAACGAACCGACCTGAAAAAGTAATCGGCATGCACTTCATGAACCCTGTTCCTGTTATGAAACTCGTAGAGATCATCCGTGGACTTCAAACAGCGGATGAAGTTTACGAAACGATCGAATCGGTATCTAAAAAGCTACAGAAAGTTCCTGTAGAAGTGAACGACTTCCCAGGGTTCATCTCTAACCGTATCCTCATGCCGATGATCAACGAAGCAATCTTCTCGGTGTATGAAGGTGTGGCAACACCTGAAGCGGTAGATGAGATTATGAAACTCGGAATGAATCATCCGATGGGACCGTTAACGCTAGCAGACTTCATTGGCCTCGACACATGCCTCTACATCATGGAGACGCTGCATGAAGGATTCGGAGATGACAAATACCGTCCGTGTCCGTTGTTAAGAAAGTACGTAAAAGCAGGCTGGCTAGGCAAAAAGTCAGGCAGAGGCTTCTACAACTACGGGGTCTGA
- a CDS encoding acetyl-CoA C-acetyltransferase, whose protein sequence is MTKSVIVSGVRTPVGKFGGGLSSLTASDLGGIAIKEALQRANVAPDSVDEVILGCVLQGGQGQIPSRQAAEKAGLPWKTKTETINKVCASGLRAITMADQIIRAGDEEVIVAGGMESMSNAPYILPKARWGLRMGDSSVKDLMVHDGLTCTFTGVHMGIYGNDVAKEMGISRERQDEWAYRSHSRANESIEKGIFAEEIVPVEVPQRKGEPVVVSQDESPRKDTSIESLAKLRPVFSQDGTITAGNAPGVNDGAAAVVVMSEERAEKEGKEVMATILGHTALAVEAKDFPKTPGLVINELLKKTGKSLEDIDLFEINEAFAAVALASSELAGLDLEKVNVNGGAVALGHPIGASGTRIVLTLIHELKRRGGGLGIASICSGGGQGDAILIEVKK, encoded by the coding sequence ATGACAAAATCAGTAATCGTCAGTGGTGTACGGACACCTGTAGGGAAATTTGGTGGCGGATTAAGTTCTCTTACAGCATCAGATCTAGGCGGAATCGCGATTAAAGAAGCGCTTCAACGAGCAAATGTTGCTCCAGACTCGGTGGATGAAGTCATTTTAGGCTGTGTTCTTCAAGGCGGGCAAGGCCAGATTCCTTCTCGTCAAGCGGCGGAAAAAGCAGGATTACCTTGGAAGACGAAAACAGAAACGATCAACAAAGTATGTGCGTCAGGTCTTCGTGCGATCACGATGGCAGATCAGATCATCCGTGCGGGTGACGAAGAAGTCATCGTAGCAGGTGGAATGGAATCGATGAGCAACGCACCATACATTTTACCGAAAGCGCGCTGGGGGCTTCGTATGGGCGATAGCTCAGTGAAAGATCTCATGGTCCACGATGGACTAACGTGTACGTTTACAGGTGTTCACATGGGAATCTACGGAAATGACGTAGCAAAAGAGATGGGAATTTCACGTGAGCGTCAAGACGAGTGGGCGTACCGCAGTCATAGCCGTGCTAATGAATCGATTGAAAAGGGAATTTTTGCAGAAGAGATCGTACCTGTGGAAGTGCCTCAACGAAAAGGCGAGCCGGTTGTTGTGTCTCAAGATGAATCACCACGTAAAGATACGTCTATTGAATCTCTTGCAAAATTAAGACCTGTTTTTTCACAAGATGGAACGATTACAGCAGGAAACGCACCAGGCGTGAACGATGGTGCAGCGGCTGTAGTCGTGATGAGTGAAGAGCGTGCTGAAAAAGAAGGCAAAGAAGTGATGGCGACGATCCTTGGTCACACGGCACTTGCTGTAGAAGCAAAGGATTTTCCGAAAACACCAGGTCTTGTCATCAATGAGCTGTTAAAGAAAACAGGAAAATCATTAGAAGACATTGATCTTTTTGAAATTAACGAAGCATTCGCAGCAGTAGCGTTAGCGAGTTCTGAACTTGCGGGATTGGATCTTGAAAAAGTGAACGTGAACGGTGGAGCCGTAGCGTTAGGTCACCCGATTGGGGCGAGCGGCACGCGCATCGTACTAACATTAATCCACGAGTTAAAAAGACGCGGCGGCGGACTTGGCATCGCTTCAATCTGTTCAGGCGGCGGGCAAGGTGACGCGATTTTAATAGAAGTGAAGAAATAA
- a CDS encoding (Fe-S)-binding protein produces MDGLMVANWLAFIFVTAYALFLFAYVVKTRFEFIKLGKKVEFDHTVQERIKAVLVNVFGQKKLLKDKKSGIIHIMFFYGFLLVQFGAIDFIWKGLNPGSHLPLGPLYPGFTFFQEIVTTMIMIAVVWAFYRRYVEKLVRLKRGFKSGLVLLFIGGLMLSVLVGNGAEIIWHDLPYEWTAPIASVIAMALGFLGKTGAAVIFFISWWIHLLFLLTFLVYVPQSKHAHLIAGPLNVWLGRKDKVGKLSSINFEDETQEVFGVNKIEDFNQKQLVDLYACVECGRCTNVCPATGTGKMLSPMDMIVKLRDHLTVKGAAVTSRTPWMPAFAFSNTTGNQIAFEARGKGAEETAATTDGSSALAYDVEMIGEVMTEEEIWACTTCRNCEDQCPVMNEHVDKIIDMRRYLVLTEGKMDAEAQRAIKNIEKQGNPWGISKKERENWRELKEDIHVPTVKEKEKAGEEFEYLFWVSSMGAYDNRSQKIALSLAKIMNEAGITFAILGNKEKNSGDTPRRLGNEFLFQEMANANIELFQKHGVKKIITIDPHAYNTFKNEYPEFGLEAEVYHHTELLADWIKEGRIKPKFEVNETITYHDSCYLGRYNEVYEPPRDILKAIPGVKVVEMDRNRQNGMCCGAGGGMMWMEEKAGSRVNVARTEQALAVNPTMIGSGCPYCLTMLSDGTKAKEVEEQVQTLDVVEILEKSMFGSQKQEVLQ; encoded by the coding sequence ATGGACGGCTTAATGGTAGCAAACTGGCTTGCATTTATTTTTGTAACCGCTTACGCACTGTTTTTATTTGCTTATGTTGTAAAAACAAGGTTTGAGTTCATCAAGCTCGGCAAAAAAGTAGAGTTTGATCATACGGTTCAAGAACGAATTAAAGCAGTCTTAGTGAATGTATTTGGTCAAAAGAAGCTGTTGAAAGATAAGAAGAGTGGAATCATCCATATCATGTTCTTTTATGGATTCCTTCTCGTTCAGTTCGGAGCGATCGATTTTATTTGGAAGGGACTCAACCCTGGATCTCATCTGCCTTTAGGTCCGCTTTATCCGGGATTCACGTTTTTCCAAGAAATCGTAACAACGATGATCATGATTGCAGTCGTTTGGGCTTTTTATAGAAGATATGTGGAAAAGCTTGTTCGACTAAAGCGTGGATTTAAATCTGGATTGGTTCTTCTGTTCATTGGTGGCTTAATGCTTTCCGTATTAGTAGGTAACGGTGCAGAGATCATCTGGCATGATCTACCGTACGAGTGGACGGCACCCATTGCGTCCGTAATTGCAATGGCTCTCGGATTCTTAGGGAAAACCGGTGCTGCAGTCATATTCTTTATCTCATGGTGGATTCACTTATTGTTCTTATTAACGTTCTTAGTGTATGTTCCGCAATCAAAGCATGCTCATTTGATCGCAGGTCCACTAAACGTTTGGCTTGGTCGTAAAGATAAAGTAGGAAAGCTTTCTTCAATCAATTTTGAAGACGAGACACAAGAAGTCTTCGGTGTGAATAAAATTGAAGACTTCAATCAAAAGCAACTTGTTGATCTATATGCATGTGTAGAGTGTGGCCGTTGTACGAATGTTTGTCCGGCAACAGGTACTGGTAAGATGCTTTCACCGATGGATATGATCGTGAAATTACGTGACCATCTAACGGTGAAAGGAGCAGCGGTAACTTCTCGTACACCTTGGATGCCAGCGTTTGCGTTCTCGAACACAACAGGCAACCAGATCGCTTTTGAAGCGAGAGGGAAGGGTGCTGAGGAAACAGCGGCAACAACAGACGGATCATCTGCACTTGCTTATGATGTAGAGATGATCGGTGAAGTCATGACAGAAGAAGAGATCTGGGCATGTACAACTTGCCGTAACTGTGAAGATCAGTGCCCGGTTATGAACGAACACGTTGATAAGATCATCGACATGCGTCGTTATCTTGTTCTTACTGAAGGTAAGATGGATGCAGAAGCGCAGCGTGCGATCAAAAATATCGAGAAGCAAGGTAACCCTTGGGGAATCTCGAAAAAGGAACGCGAGAACTGGCGTGAGCTGAAAGAAGATATCCACGTTCCTACTGTAAAAGAGAAAGAAAAAGCGGGTGAAGAGTTTGAGTACCTGTTCTGGGTAAGTTCGATGGGTGCTTATGACAACCGTTCACAAAAAATCGCACTTTCTTTAGCGAAGATCATGAACGAAGCAGGAATCACGTTTGCGATCTTAGGAAACAAAGAAAAGAACTCTGGTGATACACCTCGTCGACTTGGAAACGAATTTTTATTCCAAGAGATGGCGAACGCGAACATCGAGTTGTTCCAAAAACATGGTGTTAAGAAGATCATTACGATCGACCCGCATGCGTATAACACGTTTAAAAACGAATATCCAGAGTTTGGTCTAGAAGCAGAAGTTTATCACCATACCGAGCTTTTGGCAGACTGGATCAAAGAAGGAAGAATCAAGCCGAAGTTCGAGGTAAATGAAACGATCACGTATCACGATTCTTGTTACCTTGGCCGCTATAACGAAGTGTATGAACCGCCTCGTGATATCTTAAAAGCGATTCCTGGTGTGAAGGTCGTTGAGATGGACCGCAACCGTCAGAACGGAATGTGCTGTGGAGCGGGTGGTGGAATGATGTGGATGGAAGAAAAAGCAGGTTCTCGTGTGAATGTTGCGCGTACAGAACAAGCTCTTGCTGTAAATCCAACCATGATCGGAAGCGGATGTCCGTATTGCTTAACGATGTTGAGTGACGGAACGAAAGCGAAAGAAGTAGAAGAGCAAGTACAAACACTAGATGTTGTTGAAATTTTAGAAAAATCGATGTTTGGCTCACAAAAACAAGAAGTTCTTCAGTAG
- the cls gene encoding cardiolipin synthase has product MWIVLFVIVIGFLVWIDFYLGHKQTIAKEEPPVTTTGSMHLLTTGSHFFDSLFQDVDQANKSIYIQFYILRDDELGQELCGKLIAKAQQGLEIRLLLDYMGSYGLKKKTVNSLKDAGVHFEYSNKPQFPYLLYRINHRNHRKITIIDSEIGYLGGYNVGNEYIGRVTRFGDWRDYHLKLRGNVVSELQRLFCDDWNGSTNEKMTQSVSYITQEVEEKDLLLLPSKGQAGYHYFYEKIKQAKKSIFIGSPYFIPGKKMNRELLSALDRGVNVKILVPMNPDHPFVQEASYRYVKPLLKAGAEIYQFHEGFYHSKIVMFDDSICDIGTANFDLRSFFYNDELNCIFTDKTEIQAVKKVLDSDLERSEKLTLARLKKTRSSAKVRLKEVVGFVLSPFL; this is encoded by the coding sequence ATGTGGATCGTCTTATTTGTTATTGTCATTGGATTTTTGGTATGGATCGATTTTTATTTAGGACATAAGCAAACGATCGCAAAAGAAGAACCTCCTGTAACTACGACAGGCAGCATGCATCTTTTAACGACGGGGTCTCATTTTTTTGATTCACTGTTTCAAGACGTAGATCAAGCGAACAAATCGATCTACATACAGTTTTACATATTGCGTGATGACGAACTCGGACAAGAGCTGTGTGGGAAGTTGATCGCAAAAGCACAACAGGGTTTAGAAATTAGACTGCTTCTTGATTACATGGGCAGTTATGGATTGAAAAAAAAGACGGTTAACAGCCTCAAAGACGCTGGTGTCCATTTTGAATACAGCAACAAGCCACAGTTTCCGTATCTGTTATACCGGATCAATCATCGAAATCATCGTAAGATCACGATCATCGACTCAGAGATTGGTTACCTAGGCGGCTATAACGTAGGAAATGAATATATTGGCAGAGTCACACGATTTGGAGATTGGCGCGACTATCATTTAAAATTAAGAGGTAACGTTGTAAGCGAATTGCAGCGTCTATTTTGTGATGATTGGAACGGTTCAACAAACGAAAAGATGACGCAAAGTGTTTCATATATTACTCAGGAAGTAGAAGAAAAAGACCTGTTGCTCCTTCCTTCAAAAGGACAGGCTGGGTATCACTATTTTTATGAAAAAATAAAACAAGCGAAAAAAAGCATTTTTATAGGTTCACCATACTTTATTCCGGGTAAAAAGATGAACAGAGAGCTTTTGTCAGCACTCGATCGTGGTGTCAATGTGAAGATACTCGTTCCCATGAACCCAGATCATCCTTTTGTCCAAGAAGCTTCTTATCGTTATGTCAAACCGCTCTTAAAAGCAGGTGCTGAGATCTATCAGTTTCATGAAGGGTTCTATCACTCCAAAATCGTTATGTTTGATGATTCAATCTGTGATATTGGTACCGCAAACTTCGATCTTCGCAGCTTTTTTTATAACGACGAGCTAAATTGCATCTTTACAGACAAAACGGAGATACAAGCTGTTAAAAAAGTTCTTGATTCAGATCTTGAACGTTCTGAGAAATTGACGCTAGCCCGCTTAAAGAAGACGCGCAGTTCCGCGAAAGTTCGCTTAAAAGAAGTGGTGGGTTTTGTACTATCGCCTTTTTTATAA
- the uvsE gene encoding UV DNA damage repair endonuclease UvsE → MLTSFGFVSTALNLYEASPAKTMTYATYQKRDEKERTAQLLAITKNNLERTLRVLHYCIAHELPLHRMSSSIVPLATHPEAAWDFLKKTKTECKEIEKLVKKHNIRTSMHPNQYTLFTSPRKEVTLNAVKDMQYHYDLLKGMGIEDRSYINIHIGGAYGDKPSALERFYENIKLLPSDIKARMTLENDDKTFTTQETLEVCEKEGIPLMFDYHHYMANPDDDGSLEELLPRFVKTWQNTGRPPKVHLSSPKDEKAYRSHHDFVSLDYVLPFFKLMSNYTDELDVMIEAKQKDRAVLQLVGELEKVRGFKRMSGGTILM, encoded by the coding sequence ATGTTAACATCTTTCGGATTTGTATCAACGGCTCTCAACTTATATGAGGCCTCACCTGCAAAAACGATGACTTATGCTACTTATCAAAAAAGAGATGAAAAAGAACGCACAGCACAGCTGCTGGCGATCACGAAAAACAATCTCGAACGCACATTACGCGTTCTTCATTATTGTATCGCTCACGAACTTCCTCTTCACCGCATGTCGTCTTCAATCGTTCCTTTAGCTACCCACCCTGAAGCAGCTTGGGACTTTTTAAAGAAGACCAAAACAGAATGTAAAGAGATCGAAAAACTCGTAAAAAAACACAACATCAGAACGAGCATGCATCCTAACCAGTACACGCTGTTTACGAGTCCTCGTAAAGAGGTGACGTTGAACGCGGTCAAAGATATGCAATACCATTATGATCTGCTAAAAGGGATGGGTATCGAGGACCGAAGCTATATCAATATTCATATCGGCGGAGCTTATGGTGATAAACCGTCTGCTTTAGAACGTTTTTATGAAAATATTAAACTTCTCCCGTCTGACATAAAGGCGAGAATGACCCTTGAAAACGACGATAAAACATTCACGACCCAAGAGACATTAGAAGTCTGTGAGAAGGAAGGCATTCCACTTATGTTTGATTATCATCATTACATGGCGAATCCCGATGACGATGGTTCTCTGGAGGAATTGCTGCCGAGGTTCGTGAAAACGTGGCAGAATACAGGTCGACCGCCAAAAGTTCATCTTTCCTCACCAAAAGACGAAAAAGCTTATAGAAGTCACCATGACTTTGTAAGTCTGGATTATGTACTGCCGTTTTTTAAATTGATGTCCAACTACACAGATGAGCTGGATGTGATGATTGAAGCGAAACAAAAAGACCGCGCTGTTCTTCAGCTCGTTGGTGAACTGGAGAAAGTACGCGGCTTTAAGAGGATGAGCGGTGGAACCATCCTTATGTAA
- a CDS encoding alpha/beta hydrolase, whose amino-acid sequence MALAGLTSELQIYYEKLGTGAPIVFLHPPGMSHLVFKYQKELAADYQVIFPDCRGHGRSSSKDPETFTIWDLADDVAALLDHLLLGEAYICGYSAGGSVAQAFVQKYPHRTKGLILSGGFSQVSTFALKKQFQTGIRLAKNAPALLNRILVSTHSNSVEDRKEMLSYHKQIDSKTCQRFYQESFSFQCTDHLKEWRFPLLFIYGEQAEYMHPYRRIYARNVHAKAKFVLINKALHQLPIKHYASFNAEIKKFIPCLT is encoded by the coding sequence ATGGCATTAGCCGGACTGACCTCTGAGTTACAAATCTATTATGAAAAACTAGGAACCGGTGCTCCAATCGTTTTTTTACACCCGCCCGGTATGAGTCACCTCGTGTTTAAGTACCAAAAAGAACTGGCCGCTGATTATCAGGTGATCTTTCCTGATTGCAGGGGCCATGGTCGATCGTCTAGTAAAGACCCAGAAACGTTTACAATCTGGGACTTGGCCGATGATGTGGCCGCATTATTAGACCATTTATTATTAGGAGAAGCGTATATTTGTGGGTATTCAGCAGGTGGCTCAGTCGCACAGGCATTTGTTCAAAAATACCCGCATCGGACAAAGGGTCTTATTTTGAGTGGGGGCTTTTCTCAAGTTTCTACATTCGCACTGAAAAAGCAGTTTCAAACAGGAATAAGGCTGGCAAAAAATGCACCAGCCCTACTCAATCGAATTCTTGTCAGCACACACTCAAATTCTGTGGAAGATCGAAAAGAAATGTTGTCCTATCATAAGCAAATAGATTCGAAAACGTGTCAGCGATTCTACCAAGAAAGCTTTTCCTTCCAATGCACAGATCATCTAAAAGAGTGGCGATTTCCGTTATTATTCATTTACGGGGAACAAGCGGAATATATGCATCCTTATCGAAGAATTTACGCAAGAAATGTTCATGCAAAAGCCAAGTTTGTTTTAATAAATAAAGCGCTGCATCAGCTTCCGATCAAGCATTATGCAAGCTTCAATGCTGAGATTAAAAAATTCATTCCATGCCTTACATAA
- a CDS encoding DUF1427 family protein, with protein sequence MKLIVLSLITGALVGFVFALLKLPIPAPPALPGIMGIIGIYLGYQAYIWMAGTFLK encoded by the coding sequence ATGAAGTTGATCGTATTATCACTAATAACAGGCGCCCTCGTAGGTTTTGTGTTCGCCCTGTTAAAACTACCGATTCCCGCACCACCTGCATTGCCAGGAATCATGGGCATCATCGGCATCTACCTAGGCTATCAAGCGTATATCTGGATGGCAGGTACTTTTCTAAAGTGA
- a CDS encoding DUF664 domain-containing protein has product MTSSNKSPFVIGQIEGFSKEFSNLISMMDYTRETTIWDVQDLSVEELDYRVNEIGNSIGMLLAHLVAVEKIYQFITFDGKDLPEEEIERYAETLQPALDLGEAATIIHGNTAEFYLEDLKKTREITLNHFQKLEDSWLYETTPWWNNELGNNYFKWFHVFEDELSHRGQIRIIKKQYELATTKSSTQS; this is encoded by the coding sequence ATGACATCATCCAACAAAAGCCCTTTTGTTATCGGACAAATTGAAGGGTTCTCGAAAGAATTTTCAAACTTAATATCCATGATGGACTACACGAGAGAAACGACGATCTGGGACGTTCAAGATCTATCCGTTGAAGAGCTAGATTATCGAGTCAACGAGATAGGTAATTCAATCGGCATGCTGCTCGCTCATCTTGTAGCTGTTGAAAAAATTTATCAATTTATCACGTTCGACGGTAAAGACCTGCCAGAGGAAGAAATCGAGCGTTATGCAGAAACGCTGCAGCCTGCACTTGATTTAGGTGAAGCTGCGACAATCATCCATGGCAATACAGCAGAATTTTATCTAGAAGACTTAAAAAAGACTCGTGAGATCACTTTAAATCATTTTCAGAAGCTTGAAGATTCCTGGCTCTATGAAACAACACCATGGTGGAATAACGAGCTCGGAAACAACTACTTTAAGTGGTTTCATGTATTTGAAGATGAATTGAGCCATCGCGGTCAGATTCGTATTATAAAAAAGCAGTACGAGCTCGCTACAACGAAATCTTCTACGCAATCGTAA
- the argS gene encoding arginine--tRNA ligase, which yields MNILDQVKHLLKEEIEEAVVKAGLAKKEELPAVVLEVPKDKANGDFATNMAMQLARVAKKAPRMIADDLVANFDKSKASIAKVEIAGPGFINFYMDNSYLTELVPTVLKAGKDYGRTEHGGGKKVQVEFVSANPTGTLHLGHARGAAVGDTICNILDYAGYNVSREFYINDAGNQINNLATSIEARYFQALGKDKEMPEDGYHGADIIEFGKDLAQEYGDSWLEKEESERVSFFREYGLTRELEKLKADLAEFRVDFDVWFSETSLYQNGKIDAALEKLKAKGVVYEEEGATWFRTTDYDDDKNRVLIKNDGSYTYLTPDIAYHNDKFERGFEKLINIWGADHHGYIPRMKAAIQALGYDKEQLDVMIIQLVSLFQNGEKVRMSKRTGKAVTLRELMEEVGIDATRYFFAMRSNDTHLDFDMDLAVSKSNENPVFYVQYAHARVCSMLRQGEEMGLSYEGDVDLKQIDSEKEFELLKKIGEFPAVINEAAEKLLTHRVTNYVFELASALHSFYNAERVLDPENKTKSQARYALMKATQVTIENALNIIGVEAPERM from the coding sequence ATGAATATCCTTGACCAAGTCAAGCATCTGTTAAAAGAAGAGATTGAAGAAGCGGTCGTAAAAGCGGGACTCGCTAAAAAAGAAGAACTGCCAGCAGTCGTTCTTGAAGTACCAAAAGATAAAGCAAATGGTGACTTCGCGACGAACATGGCGATGCAACTAGCACGTGTTGCTAAAAAAGCACCTCGCATGATCGCAGACGATCTTGTGGCGAATTTTGATAAAAGTAAAGCATCTATCGCAAAAGTAGAGATCGCAGGTCCTGGCTTTATTAACTTTTACATGGATAACTCATATTTAACAGAGCTTGTACCAACTGTTCTAAAAGCGGGCAAGGATTACGGACGTACTGAGCATGGCGGTGGTAAAAAAGTTCAAGTCGAGTTCGTATCTGCGAACCCAACCGGTACGCTTCACTTAGGACATGCACGTGGTGCGGCTGTTGGTGACACGATCTGTAATATCCTAGATTATGCAGGCTATAACGTGTCTCGTGAGTTCTACATCAACGATGCAGGAAATCAGATCAACAACTTAGCTACATCAATTGAAGCTCGTTATTTCCAAGCGCTTGGCAAGGATAAAGAGATGCCTGAAGATGGTTACCACGGAGCGGATATTATCGAGTTTGGTAAAGATCTTGCCCAAGAGTACGGCGATTCTTGGTTAGAAAAAGAAGAGAGCGAGCGTGTAAGCTTCTTCCGTGAATACGGTCTTACACGAGAGCTTGAAAAACTAAAAGCAGATCTTGCTGAATTCCGAGTTGATTTTGATGTGTGGTTCTCTGAGACTTCACTCTATCAAAACGGAAAAATTGATGCAGCCCTTGAAAAGTTAAAAGCTAAAGGTGTTGTGTATGAAGAAGAAGGCGCGACATGGTTCCGTACGACAGATTATGATGACGACAAGAACCGTGTACTCATCAAGAACGACGGATCCTACACATATTTAACACCAGATATCGCGTACCATAACGACAAGTTTGAGCGTGGGTTTGAAAAGTTGATCAACATTTGGGGAGCTGACCACCATGGTTACATCCCGCGTATGAAAGCGGCGATCCAAGCCTTAGGTTATGATAAAGAGCAACTCGATGTAATGATCATCCAGCTTGTTTCTCTATTCCAGAACGGGGAAAAAGTTCGTATGAGTAAGCGTACGGGTAAAGCGGTAACTTTACGTGAATTAATGGAAGAAGTGGGAATCGACGCGACTCGCTATTTCTTTGCGATGCGTTCTAACGATACTCACCTTGATTTTGACATGGACTTAGCGGTTTCAAAATCAAACGAAAACCCTGTTTTCTACGTACAATACGCACATGCTCGCGTATGCAGCATGCTTCGCCAAGGGGAAGAGATGGGTCTTTCTTATGAGGGAGACGTAGATTTAAAGCAGATTGATTCTGAAAAAGAATTCGAGCTGTTAAAGAAAATCGGAGAATTCCCGGCTGTTATTAATGAAGCAGCAGAAAAACTTTTAACGCACCGCGTAACGAACTATGTGTTCGAGCTGGCATCTGCTCTTCATAGCTTCTATAACGCAGAGCGTGTTCTGGATCCTGAAAACAAAACAAAATCACAAGCGCGCTACGCATTGATGAAAGCTACTCAAGTAACGATTGAGAATGCATTGAACATCATCGGTGTAGAAGCACCTGAGCGTATGTAA
- a CDS encoding DUF1934 domain-containing protein — protein MDQDTELSVALSISSEVHFSGEAEKHFTETEGKLYKRGDVTYLQYKEEIEGAGSVNNVIKITHAGILIIRSGSVSMKQKYLIGQTTKGMYDSPYGQLWMETTTHEMNFRWNQQKQTGDLSLAYELVLQGEHTGTHRIKINFQEAKA, from the coding sequence ATGGATCAAGATACGGAATTGTCTGTTGCGCTTTCGATAAGTTCAGAAGTACATTTCAGCGGTGAAGCAGAGAAACATTTCACCGAGACAGAAGGTAAGCTCTATAAAAGAGGGGACGTCACCTATCTTCAGTATAAAGAAGAGATAGAAGGTGCAGGTTCTGTCAATAATGTGATTAAGATCACGCACGCTGGCATTCTGATTATCCGCTCAGGCAGTGTATCTATGAAACAGAAATATTTAATTGGCCAGACGACAAAAGGCATGTACGACAGCCCATATGGCCAGCTTTGGATGGAAACGACTACACATGAAATGAATTTCCGCTGGAATCAGCAAAAGCAGACGGGAGATCTGAGTCTTGCTTATGAGCTAGTTCTACAGGGTGAACATACAGGAACACATCGAATCAAGATTAATTTTCAGGAGGCAAAAGCATGA